The Corallococcus caeni region GCGTGCGCGAAGCCCATGGCGACACCGCGGAGGCGCTGCACCACCTGATGGGCTCCGTGCTCCAGGCCACGCGCGACCTCTTGGCCCAGCACCTGCTGCGGATGTTGCGCCCGCCGGTGGGCCGGGCCTGAGGCGCTGCCGTGATTACAGGCGCAGCCGGTAGCCCACGGCTACGAGCACCGCGCCCGCGTTCACGTCGCCGGTGGTGAGGAAGTCCACCGGGGCGAAGTGGTATTTCGCCTCCAGGAAGGCGCCGCCCGGACCCAGCGGCAGCTCCGCGCCCGCGAGCGCCTGGAACCCCAGCCCGCCGCCGCTCTCCGACGCGGTGCTGTCGAACGATTCCACCGTCGCGCGGTGCAGGTACAGGCCGGGGCCCGCGCCCACGTAGGGCGTGAGCGGCCCGAGCGCGCGCGGGAAGCGGAACACGGCGGACAGCTGGATGGCCACCTCGCGCTCGGCGAGCGTGTACGGCGACTCAATCGGCTGACCCAGGTTGTCCAGCTGGGGCCCGCGCAGCGTCCCCGACGTCGAGGGCCGGTGGTAGTTCACCTCCAGCACCAGCGCGAGGCGCCGCTGGAGCAGGGGCGTGAGGTAGCCCACCTCGCCGCCCAGGAAGAGGTCGCCGCCGAGCGACGTGACGGGCTTGATGAAGCCCACCTTGGGCGCGATGAAGATGGGACCTCCGTTGTCCTTCTTGGAGGAGGGAGCGGCGGCCAGCGCCGCGACCGCGAGCAGGGCGAGGGCGTTCATGGGGAGACGGTGAAGCCGGAGGACGCGGGGATGGTTCCGAAGGCGCCGCTGGGGTCCGCGACGATGAGCCCGTAGGTGCCGGGCACGATGCCGCCGGGACACGTGGGACCCGTGACGGGCGGCGTGTCGAAGCCGGAGCAACTGGGCACGGTGGCCTTGAGCTGCGTCGCGGAGACGTAGGTCACGTCGTACAGCGGGATGTTCACCGTCTGGCCGGGATCCGTCTTCACGGGCGCGACGAGGTACACGTCGTGGTCGCCGGGCGTGAAGGGCGCCGAGCCGCTGGACGCGGGGTTGGTCAGGGTGATGGTCGTGTCACTGGTGGCGGGCCCGCTGCGGGGCGCCACGGTGAGGGTCCCCAGCCGCGGATAGGCGACGGTGAGGGCCTGGGGCCGGGTGGTGGCGCAGCCCTCGGGGTTGGTGAGGGTGAGCGCGTAGGTGCCCTCCGGCGTCGCGGGG contains the following coding sequences:
- a CDS encoding outer membrane beta-barrel protein; amino-acid sequence: MNALALLAVAALAAAPSSKKDNGGPIFIAPKVGFIKPVTSLGGDLFLGGEVGYLTPLLQRRLALVLEVNYHRPSTSGTLRGPQLDNLGQPIESPYTLAEREVAIQLSAVFRFPRALGPLTPYVGAGPGLYLHRATVESFDSTASESGGGLGFQALAGAELPLGPGGAFLEAKYHFAPVDFLTTGDVNAGAVLVAVGYRLRL